The following proteins come from a genomic window of Streptomyces sp. NBC_01716:
- a CDS encoding LacI family DNA-binding transcriptional regulator: MEEPRKRARPGRTPAPPGRTARPRQAEVARLAGVSQATVSLVLGARKQGATISEETRRKVLDAVRILGYVPDPAASRLAAARNNLLGVFSFTSTFPTDVQHSYYPFLVGVEQEAAARGYDLVLFTGSSTGGAGAAGPQALNRVRLADGCLFLGRHAPADELLRLVDDGFPVVHLGRRDELEGLAWVGADYVSASKEVVTHLAGLGHRRIVLVREDDEAAASTDREHGFLKGLEEAGLPGGPAAVFRSADPEHDLTAERLRAWLDDGVTAFVAEETDTGDAWRALHGAAHFVGIDCPRDASLALLGSPPPDLSDGPTPTGFDIPRPQLGAAAVRMLAALVAGEQATEPLVACAFRPGTTAGPPPAQL; encoded by the coding sequence GTGGAGGAACCCAGGAAGCGGGCCCGGCCGGGCCGGACCCCCGCACCCCCGGGCCGTACGGCGCGCCCCCGCCAGGCCGAGGTCGCCAGGCTCGCCGGGGTCTCACAGGCCACGGTCTCGCTGGTGCTCGGGGCCCGGAAGCAGGGCGCGACGATCTCCGAGGAGACCCGGCGCAAGGTGCTCGACGCCGTACGGATCCTCGGCTACGTCCCCGACCCGGCGGCCAGCCGGCTCGCCGCGGCCAGGAACAATCTGCTCGGGGTCTTCAGCTTCACGTCCACCTTCCCGACCGACGTGCAGCACTCGTACTACCCGTTCCTTGTCGGCGTCGAGCAGGAAGCCGCCGCACGCGGCTACGACCTGGTGCTCTTCACCGGCTCCAGCACCGGCGGCGCGGGGGCCGCCGGACCGCAGGCGCTCAACCGGGTACGGCTCGCCGACGGCTGTCTCTTCCTCGGCCGCCACGCGCCGGCCGACGAGCTGCTGCGCCTGGTGGACGACGGCTTCCCCGTCGTCCACCTCGGCCGCAGGGACGAGCTGGAGGGTCTGGCGTGGGTCGGCGCCGACTACGTCAGCGCCAGCAAGGAGGTCGTCACGCATCTCGCCGGGCTCGGCCACCGGCGGATCGTGCTGGTCCGGGAGGACGACGAGGCAGCCGCCTCCACCGATCGTGAGCACGGCTTCCTCAAGGGTCTGGAGGAGGCCGGGCTGCCCGGCGGTCCGGCCGCCGTGTTCCGCTCCGCCGACCCGGAGCACGACCTCACCGCCGAACGGCTGCGCGCCTGGCTCGACGACGGCGTCACCGCGTTCGTCGCCGAGGAGACCGACACCGGGGACGCCTGGCGCGCGCTGCACGGCGCCGCGCACTTCGTGGGCATCGACTGCCCGCGCGACGCGTCGCTCGCGCTGCTCGGCAGCCCGCCGCCGGACCTGTCCGACGGGCCGACGCCCACCGGATTCGACATCCCCCGGCCGCAGTTGGGCGCCGCCGCCGTGCGGATGCTCGCCGCGCTGGTGGCGGGGGAGCAGGCCACGGAACCGCTGGTGGCCTGTGCCTTCCGGCCCGGTACGACGGCGGGCCCGCCACCCGCCCAGCTCTGA
- a CDS encoding acetylxylan esterase, translating to MALFDLPLDELRSYRSRSVEPADFDDFWATTLAEARTHDLNPVFKPVETGLSTVDVYDATFAGFGGHPVKGWFVLPAGAREPLPLVVEFVGYGGGRGLPHARLLWPSAGFAYFVMDTRGQGAGWGGSDTPDPVGSASAFPGFMTRGIEDPHEYYYRRVFTDAVRAVEAARSHPLADASRTAAIGRSQGGGITLAVSGLVPDLVAIAPDVPFLCDFPRATTLTDRHPYREVGKYLNTYRRRGELVRRTLSYFDGVHFAARGRAPAMFSAALEDQTCPPSTVFAAFNAYPHEDRTIEVYEFNDHEGGEQYQEEAQLGWLPPRLTA from the coding sequence ATGGCCCTGTTCGATCTGCCCCTCGACGAGCTACGGAGCTATCGGAGCCGCTCCGTGGAACCGGCCGACTTCGACGACTTCTGGGCGACGACTCTCGCCGAGGCCCGCACCCACGATCTGAACCCGGTCTTCAAGCCCGTCGAGACGGGTCTGTCGACCGTCGATGTGTACGACGCGACCTTCGCCGGCTTCGGCGGCCACCCGGTCAAGGGCTGGTTCGTCCTGCCGGCGGGGGCCCGTGAACCGCTGCCCCTGGTGGTCGAGTTCGTCGGCTACGGCGGCGGGCGCGGGCTGCCGCACGCGCGACTGCTCTGGCCATCGGCCGGCTTCGCGTACTTCGTGATGGACACCCGGGGCCAGGGCGCCGGGTGGGGCGGCAGCGACACCCCGGACCCGGTGGGCAGCGCGTCCGCGTTCCCCGGCTTTATGACCCGGGGCATCGAGGACCCGCACGAGTACTACTACCGCCGGGTCTTCACCGACGCGGTCCGCGCGGTGGAGGCCGCCCGCTCCCATCCGCTCGCCGACGCCTCCCGCACGGCCGCGATCGGCCGCAGCCAGGGCGGCGGGATCACGCTGGCGGTGTCCGGCCTGGTGCCGGACCTGGTGGCGATCGCGCCCGACGTCCCGTTCCTCTGCGACTTCCCCCGGGCGACGACGCTCACCGACAGGCACCCGTACCGGGAGGTGGGCAAGTACCTCAACACCTACCGCCGCCGGGGCGAGTTGGTCCGGCGGACGCTCAGTTACTTCGACGGGGTCCACTTCGCGGCGCGCGGCCGGGCCCCCGCGATGTTCTCGGCGGCCCTGGAGGATCAGACCTGCCCGCCGTCGACGGTGTTCGCGGCGTTCAACGCCTATCCGCACGAGGACCGGACCATAGAGGTGTACGAGTTCAACGACCACGAGGGCGGCGAGCAGTATCAGGAGGAGGCCCAACTGGGCTGGCTGCCGCCCCGTCTGACGGCTTGA
- the cynS gene encoding cyanase, with protein sequence MLSKHEAAEAVREAKVRTGITWAQLAETVGKPLAWTTAALLGQHPMEKDDANRAAALLELGEDAAVAFQLQPSRGALDAAVPVDPTIYRLYEVVQVYGPTIKELIHEQCGDGIMSAINFRLDVRRVPDPAGDRVVITLDGKYLPYQW encoded by the coding sequence ATGCTGAGCAAGCATGAAGCCGCCGAAGCCGTCCGCGAGGCCAAGGTGAGGACGGGGATCACCTGGGCCCAACTCGCCGAAACCGTCGGCAAACCGCTCGCCTGGACCACGGCCGCGCTCCTTGGCCAGCATCCGATGGAGAAGGACGACGCCAACAGGGCGGCGGCGCTCCTGGAACTGGGCGAGGACGCCGCGGTCGCCTTCCAACTCCAGCCGTCGCGCGGGGCGTTGGACGCGGCGGTGCCGGTCGATCCGACGATCTACCGGCTGTACGAGGTCGTCCAGGTCTACGGTCCGACGATCAAGGAACTGATCCACGAACAGTGCGGCGACGGCATCATGAGCGCCATCAACTTCCGGCTGGACGTCCGGCGCGTGCCGGACCCCGCCGGTGACCGCGTGGTGATCACGCTCGACGGCAAGTACCTCCCGTACCAGTGGTGA
- a CDS encoding aminotransferase-like domain-containing protein: MEDYRLIADQLAADIRAGRLRPGERLPPQRPFARSRKIANSTAARVYGELIRRGLAVGEVGRGTFVRAAPPGPQPTLTEPSEARVDLEVNFPVLPEQAELLAAGMARIQRPDVLAASLRPLGGSGSAAAREAAVPLLARAGWTPDPERILFAGNGRQAIAAALAACVPAGERLGVEEFTYPVVKGIAARLGITLVPLAMDEYGLLPEALAAAPPLRAVYLQPTLHNPLGMTAPPDRRAQLVETMRALDLYIIEDAIYGFLRDDVSPLAGLAPERTIVLDSMSKRLAPGLTLGYAVAPPGFEQRLASALRSGAWSAGRFALDAATQWTTDGTAAAIGRAKRADAVERQRIRAESLAGFTVHADSRAYHCWWELPDHWRAETFVAAAGRHGIAIAPGAAFTVGTGRAPNAVRLALGTPSHRTLTDALDLLATLARGTPEDAAPE; encoded by the coding sequence ATGGAGGACTACCGCCTGATCGCCGACCAACTGGCGGCCGACATCCGGGCCGGGCGTCTGCGCCCGGGGGAGCGGCTGCCCCCGCAGCGGCCGTTCGCCCGGAGCCGTAAAATCGCCAACTCCACGGCGGCCAGGGTCTACGGCGAGCTGATCCGGCGCGGACTGGCCGTCGGGGAAGTGGGCCGCGGGACCTTCGTGCGCGCCGCGCCGCCCGGTCCGCAGCCGACGCTCACGGAGCCCAGCGAGGCCAGGGTCGACCTGGAGGTCAACTTCCCCGTACTGCCCGAGCAGGCCGAACTCCTCGCCGCCGGTATGGCACGCATACAGCGCCCCGACGTACTCGCGGCAAGCCTTCGCCCGCTCGGCGGCTCCGGATCCGCAGCCGCCCGCGAAGCCGCCGTGCCGCTCCTCGCACGCGCCGGCTGGACACCCGACCCGGAGCGGATCCTCTTCGCGGGCAACGGCCGCCAGGCGATCGCCGCTGCCCTCGCGGCCTGCGTCCCGGCCGGGGAACGGCTGGGCGTGGAGGAGTTCACCTATCCCGTCGTCAAGGGCATCGCCGCCCGCCTCGGGATCACCCTCGTCCCGCTCGCCATGGACGAGTACGGACTCCTGCCGGAGGCATTGGCCGCCGCGCCGCCGCTACGGGCCGTCTATCTGCAGCCCACGCTCCACAACCCGCTCGGCATGACGGCCCCGCCCGACCGCAGGGCTCAACTCGTCGAAACGATGCGGGCGTTGGATCTGTACATCATCGAGGACGCGATCTACGGATTCCTCCGCGACGACGTCTCCCCGCTCGCCGGCCTCGCCCCCGAACGCACCATCGTCCTCGACAGCATGTCCAAGCGGCTCGCGCCCGGACTGACGCTCGGTTACGCCGTGGCACCGCCCGGCTTCGAGCAGCGCCTGGCCTCGGCCCTGCGGTCGGGAGCCTGGTCGGCGGGCCGGTTCGCCCTCGACGCCGCGACGCAGTGGACGACCGACGGCACGGCCGCCGCGATCGGGCGCGCCAAGCGCGCCGATGCCGTGGAGCGCCAGCGGATCAGGGCCGAGAGCCTGGCGGGCTTCACCGTCCACGCCGACTCCCGTGCCTACCACTGCTGGTGGGAGCTGCCCGACCACTGGCGCGCCGAGACCTTCGTGGCCGCCGCGGGCCGCCACGGCATCGCCATCGCGCCCGGCGCCGCGTTCACCGTCGGCACCGGACGCGCCCCGAACGCCGTGCGGCTGGCCCTGGGCACTCCCTCCCACCGCACGCTCACCGATGCCCTGGACCTCCTCGCCACGCTCGCGCGCGGCACACCGGAGGACGCGGCGCCGGAATGA
- a CDS encoding FAD-dependent oxidoreductase, which translates to MISAPDILIVGSGLGGVAAALAACRAGRTVVLTEETDWIGGQLTSQAVPPDEHPWVEQFGTTASYRRLRESIRDHYREWYPLRSEALALTDLNPGAGRVSKLCHEPRVALAVLDAMLAPHRSSGRLTLLTEHRPVAADAGDDDTVRSVTLTDLRDGSRRTIRARYVIDATETGELLELAGVEHAIGAEARSEFDEPHAPEEAQPLNQQGITVCFALSHHEGEDHTIERPADYDFWRTYQPDFWPGPLLGFLAPDPRTLEAVPRTFVPNPDLDPLDVTADQSADAGDKELFGFRRILARKLHRPGAFDSDITLVNWPLNDYWLKPLIGAGEETSAAALAEARQLSLSVLYWLQTEAPRADGGTGFPGLRPRPDITGTPDGLAKAPYVRESRRIKAVTTVTEHDVAIDIVGPHGGTRYRDSVGVGNYRIDLHPSTGGDNYIDIGSVPFEIPLGALVPRRVRNLLPAGKNIGTTHITNGCYRLHPVEWNIGEVAGALAAHCVAEGVEPHQVQAEDKRFDRFARLLDREGVQRHWPDVRGY; encoded by the coding sequence GTGATATCCGCACCCGACATCCTCATCGTGGGCTCCGGGCTCGGCGGCGTGGCCGCCGCCCTCGCCGCCTGCCGTGCCGGACGCACGGTCGTCCTCACCGAGGAGACGGACTGGATCGGCGGCCAGCTCACCTCCCAGGCCGTCCCGCCGGACGAGCACCCGTGGGTCGAGCAGTTCGGCACCACCGCCTCGTACCGCAGACTGCGCGAGTCCATCAGGGACCACTACCGCGAGTGGTACCCGCTGCGCTCCGAGGCGCTGGCGCTCACCGATCTCAACCCCGGCGCCGGCCGGGTCAGCAAGCTCTGCCACGAGCCGCGCGTCGCCCTCGCCGTCCTTGACGCCATGCTCGCGCCGCACCGCTCGTCGGGCCGGCTCACGCTGCTGACCGAACACCGCCCCGTCGCCGCCGACGCGGGCGACGACGACACCGTACGGTCGGTCACGCTCACCGACCTGCGGGACGGCAGCCGCCGTACGATCAGAGCCCGTTACGTCATCGACGCGACCGAGACCGGCGAACTCCTCGAACTGGCCGGCGTGGAGCACGCGATCGGCGCCGAGGCGAGGAGCGAGTTCGACGAGCCGCACGCCCCCGAGGAGGCCCAGCCCCTCAACCAGCAGGGCATCACCGTGTGTTTCGCGCTCTCCCACCACGAGGGCGAGGACCACACCATCGAGCGCCCGGCCGACTACGACTTCTGGCGCACGTACCAGCCGGACTTCTGGCCCGGACCGCTGCTCGGTTTCCTCGCGCCCGACCCCCGCACGCTGGAGGCCGTACCGCGCACCTTCGTGCCCAACCCGGACCTCGACCCGCTCGACGTCACCGCCGACCAGTCGGCCGACGCCGGCGACAAGGAACTGTTCGGCTTCCGCCGGATCCTCGCCCGCAAGCTGCACCGGCCCGGCGCGTTCGACTCCGACATCACGCTCGTCAACTGGCCCCTGAACGACTACTGGCTGAAGCCCCTGATCGGCGCCGGCGAGGAGACGTCGGCCGCCGCGCTCGCCGAGGCGCGCCAGCTCTCGCTGTCGGTCCTGTACTGGCTCCAGACCGAGGCGCCCCGCGCCGACGGCGGCACGGGATTCCCCGGCCTGCGCCCGCGTCCCGACATCACCGGCACGCCCGACGGGCTCGCCAAGGCGCCGTACGTACGCGAGTCACGCCGTATCAAGGCCGTCACCACCGTCACCGAGCACGACGTCGCGATCGACATCGTCGGCCCCCACGGCGGCACCCGCTACCGGGACTCCGTCGGCGTCGGCAACTACCGCATCGACCTGCACCCCTCAACCGGCGGCGACAACTACATCGACATCGGCTCCGTGCCCTTCGAGATCCCCCTCGGCGCACTCGTACCGCGCCGGGTCCGCAATCTGCTGCCCGCCGGAAAGAACATCGGCACCACCCACATCACCAACGGCTGCTACCGGCTCCACCCGGTGGAATGGAACATCGGCGAGGTCGCGGGCGCGCTGGCCGCACACTGCGTCGCCGAGGGCGTCGAACCGCACCAGGTCCAGGCCGAGGACAAGCGGTTCGACCGATTCGCCCGGCTGCTCGACCGCGAGGGAGTGCAGCGCCACTGGCCCGACGTACGCGGCTACTGA
- a CDS encoding alpha-galactosidase, which translates to MQTGAARGHLHLRAPGTSLVLDCTGDRLPRVLHWGDDLGDIAATGPGRVLEVASSAHRAGPTASGACDRKAEDQPRRWTGRTWMTPTTQRARVPDAVGQTGLLKHALAELATAGAARQMSNTLDLPVPLSLLPEHSAGWLGTPGLTGHRDGADFSTAFTVRSIRTVRMPDLPDAHALTVDAVDEHARLGLVLEIELTPSGLVRQRATVTNRDTGERPYVLDGLLLTLPVPAHATELLDLTGRHVRERSPQRHEFTLGTHLRENRRGRTGTDATLLHLAGERGFGFRTGQVWGLHVAWSGNHRTLAERTPAGVSLLGGGETLLPGEVLLTGGKSYTSPWIIGSYGHGLDEMAGRFHQQLRARTHHPRRPRPVTLNTWEAVYFQQDLGRLTALADAAAEVGAERFVLDDGWFKGRRHDRAGLGDWYVDETVWPEGLRPLVDHVRSLGLEFGLWVEPEMVNPDSDLARAHPEWILATGGRLPPESRQQQVLDLGHAGAYDYLLERLDALVTEYDIDYLKWDHNRDLVEAGHSPTGAAGVHAQTSAAYRLLDELRSRHPELEIESCSSGGGRIDLGILERTDRVWTSDCIDALERQQIQRWTGLLLPPELLGAHVGSPVAHTTGRAHTLDFRAGTALFGHFGVEWDLTAADPAERARLAEWVTAYKELRPLLHTGTVVHGDHPDPALWVHGVVSPDRSRALYALVQTATSVMSPAGQVRLPGLDADARYRVRPYRPGDRAEGPHRSDPLWWGQADGVELTGRMLAVAGVRAPTLFPERLVLVEARGL; encoded by the coding sequence ATGCAGACCGGTGCCGCCCGTGGCCACCTCCACCTCCGCGCGCCGGGTACGAGCCTGGTCCTGGACTGCACCGGCGACCGGCTGCCCCGCGTGCTCCACTGGGGCGACGATCTCGGTGACATCGCGGCGACGGGACCAGGGCGTGTTTTAGAAGTAGCGTCGTCCGCCCATCGGGCGGGGCCCACGGCGTCTGGTGCGTGCGATCGCAAGGCGGAGGATCAGCCCCGTAGATGGACCGGACGTACTTGGATGACTCCGACAACGCAGCGAGCGCGCGTGCCAGACGCCGTGGGCCAGACGGGACTTCTCAAACACGCCCTGGCCGAGCTGGCCACGGCCGGCGCCGCCCGGCAGATGTCCAACACCCTCGATCTGCCCGTACCGCTCTCGCTCCTGCCGGAGCACTCGGCCGGCTGGCTCGGTACGCCGGGCCTCACCGGGCACCGCGACGGGGCCGACTTCTCCACCGCCTTCACCGTCCGCTCGATCCGTACCGTCCGCATGCCGGACCTTCCCGATGCGCACGCGCTCACGGTCGACGCCGTGGACGAGCACGCCCGGCTCGGCCTCGTGCTGGAGATCGAGCTGACCCCTTCCGGGCTCGTACGGCAGCGTGCCACCGTCACCAACCGCGACACCGGCGAGCGCCCGTACGTCCTCGACGGTCTGCTGCTCACCCTCCCCGTGCCCGCGCACGCCACCGAACTCCTCGACCTCACCGGCCGGCATGTGCGCGAACGCAGCCCGCAGCGGCACGAGTTCACGCTCGGCACGCATCTCCGCGAGAACCGGCGGGGCCGCACGGGCACCGACGCGACGCTGCTGCATCTCGCGGGCGAGCGCGGCTTCGGATTCCGTACGGGTCAGGTCTGGGGTCTGCATGTGGCGTGGAGCGGCAACCACCGCACCCTGGCCGAACGCACCCCCGCCGGGGTGTCCCTGCTCGGCGGCGGCGAGACCCTGCTCCCGGGCGAAGTCCTGCTGACAGGCGGCAAGTCGTACACGAGTCCCTGGATCATCGGGTCGTACGGCCATGGGCTGGACGAGATGGCCGGGCGCTTCCACCAGCAGCTGCGCGCCCGGACCCACCACCCGAGGCGGCCCCGGCCGGTCACGCTCAACACCTGGGAGGCCGTCTACTTCCAGCAGGACCTCGGCAGGCTCACGGCACTGGCGGACGCCGCCGCCGAGGTGGGCGCCGAACGGTTCGTCCTGGACGACGGATGGTTCAAGGGCCGCCGGCACGACCGCGCCGGGCTCGGCGACTGGTACGTGGACGAGACCGTCTGGCCCGAGGGGCTGCGTCCGCTGGTGGACCATGTCCGGTCCCTGGGGCTGGAGTTCGGGCTGTGGGTCGAGCCCGAGATGGTCAATCCCGACTCCGACCTCGCCCGCGCGCACCCCGAGTGGATCCTCGCGACGGGCGGGCGGCTCCCGCCGGAGTCACGTCAGCAGCAGGTGCTCGACCTCGGCCACGCCGGGGCGTACGACTATCTGCTGGAACGCCTCGACGCGCTGGTCACCGAGTACGACATCGACTACCTCAAATGGGATCACAACCGGGATCTCGTGGAGGCCGGACACAGTCCGACTGGCGCCGCCGGGGTCCACGCGCAGACCTCCGCCGCGTACCGGCTCCTGGACGAACTGCGCTCCCGGCACCCGGAGTTGGAGATCGAGTCCTGTTCCTCCGGCGGCGGCAGGATCGACCTCGGCATCCTGGAGCGCACCGACCGCGTCTGGACCAGCGACTGCATCGACGCACTCGAACGGCAGCAGATCCAGCGCTGGACAGGGCTGTTGCTGCCGCCCGAGCTCCTCGGCGCCCATGTCGGCTCGCCTGTCGCGCACACCACCGGCCGGGCCCATACGCTCGACTTCCGGGCCGGGACCGCGCTCTTCGGTCACTTCGGCGTCGAGTGGGATCTCACCGCCGCCGACCCCGCCGAGCGCGCCCGGCTCGCCGAGTGGGTCACCGCGTACAAGGAGCTCCGGCCGCTGCTGCACACCGGCACGGTCGTCCACGGCGACCATCCCGATCCGGCGCTGTGGGTGCACGGAGTGGTGTCGCCCGACCGCTCGCGCGCGCTGTACGCCCTGGTCCAGACGGCGACCAGCGTGATGTCTCCGGCCGGCCAGGTCAGGCTGCCGGGGCTCGACGCGGACGCGCGCTACCGGGTGCGGCCGTACCGGCCCGGCGACCGCGCCGAGGGACCCCACCGGTCCGACCCGCTCTGGTGGGGGCAGGCGGACGGGGTGGAACTGACCGGGCGGATGCTGGCCGTCGCCGGGGTGCGGGCACCGACGCTCTTCCCGGAACGTCTCGTGCTCGTGGAGGCACGCGGACTCTGA
- a CDS encoding alpha/beta fold hydrolase encodes MSTTTLHDITLAYDDAGGDGAEGGADVLVLVHGHPFDRSMWRPQIETFAGPRRRVIAADLRGYGGSTVVPGTTTLTTFAWDIAALLDRLGVDRPVLGGLSMGGQIVLEFYRLFPERVRALVLADTFAAAETAAGKVARNAMADRLLLEGMGPYADEVLTKMVAPRNVDALPAVAGHVRDMMRGAPPEGAAAALRGRAERPDYVAMLGRVTVPALVVVGGEDEYTPVADARVLSEGIPGARLAVIEGAGHLPNLERRAEFDAVLGSFLDSLPPIAPRG; translated from the coding sequence ATGAGCACCACGACGCTTCACGACATCACCCTCGCCTACGACGACGCGGGTGGGGACGGGGCTGAGGGCGGCGCCGATGTCCTGGTCCTCGTACACGGGCATCCGTTCGACCGCTCCATGTGGCGGCCCCAGATCGAGACGTTCGCCGGCCCCCGGCGGCGGGTGATCGCCGCCGATCTGCGCGGCTACGGCGGGAGCACCGTCGTGCCCGGCACGACGACACTCACCACCTTCGCGTGGGACATCGCCGCGCTCCTCGACCGGCTGGGCGTGGACCGTCCCGTACTGGGCGGCCTTTCCATGGGCGGCCAGATCGTCCTGGAGTTCTACCGGCTCTTCCCGGAGCGGGTCCGGGCCCTGGTGCTGGCCGACACCTTCGCCGCCGCCGAGACGGCGGCGGGCAAGGTGGCGCGCAACGCGATGGCCGACCGGCTCCTGCTGGAGGGGATGGGGCCGTACGCGGACGAGGTGCTGACCAAGATGGTGGCGCCCCGCAACGTCGACGCTCTGCCCGCGGTGGCCGGGCACGTACGGGACATGATGCGCGGCGCGCCGCCCGAGGGAGCCGCAGCGGCCCTGCGGGGCCGGGCCGAACGGCCGGACTACGTCGCCATGTTGGGGCGTGTCACGGTGCCGGCGCTCGTCGTGGTCGGCGGCGAGGACGAGTACACGCCGGTCGCCGACGCGCGCGTGCTGAGTGAGGGGATACCCGGCGCGAGGCTCGCGGTCATCGAGGGAGCCGGGCATCTGCCCAACCTGGAGCGGCGGGCGGAGTTCGACGCGGTGCTCGGTTCATTCCTCGACTCCCTGCCGCCCATTGCTCCTCGCGGCTGA
- a CDS encoding ROK family transcriptional regulator, translated as MTPAPWTPLSGATHAVALEVLLRGPLSRSELARRLDLSAGSLTRLAKPLLDSGLLVESGTSHEPRAGRPTRPLDIVADAHHFIGAKITHESVHAVLTTLRAEVVASARADLPDRDPASVVAVLRSLAAELVAQLPPGTTHIAAAGVSLGGCVADHATVTQAPFLEWEDEVPLGALLFDALGVPTAVDNDLLALTRAEHWFGAARGHDRFAVLTVGAGIGYGLVVHDRVVDSPDAGVGLLGHFPLDPLGPLCPRGHRGCATAMLSMASLRAAASVGLRRDVPYDECLELAAAGDPVAGPLVMASGRALGRLIAAVANLTLTTEIVLTGEGSRLAEVADEALRDGLAYDRDPRAAAVSLDVRPVDFGLWARGAAVTAIQAYVLGRAPRS; from the coding sequence GTGACTCCAGCGCCGTGGACCCCGCTCTCGGGCGCCACGCACGCCGTCGCCCTGGAAGTGCTGCTGCGCGGCCCGCTGTCCCGCAGCGAACTCGCCCGCCGGCTCGACCTGTCCGCGGGCAGCCTCACCCGGCTGGCGAAACCGCTCCTGGACAGCGGACTCCTCGTCGAGTCGGGTACCAGCCACGAACCGCGTGCCGGGCGCCCCACCCGACCGCTCGACATCGTCGCCGACGCGCACCACTTCATCGGCGCCAAGATCACCCACGAGTCCGTGCACGCCGTACTGACCACGCTCCGCGCCGAGGTCGTCGCCTCCGCGCGGGCGGACCTGCCGGACCGCGACCCGGCCTCGGTCGTCGCCGTCCTGCGCTCGCTCGCGGCCGAACTCGTTGCCCAACTCCCCCCGGGGACAACGCACATCGCCGCCGCCGGAGTCAGCCTGGGCGGCTGTGTGGCCGACCACGCGACGGTCACCCAAGCGCCCTTCCTGGAGTGGGAGGACGAGGTACCGCTCGGCGCCTTGCTCTTCGACGCCCTCGGGGTGCCCACCGCCGTCGACAACGACCTGCTCGCGCTCACCCGCGCCGAACACTGGTTCGGCGCCGCACGCGGTCACGACCGCTTCGCTGTTCTCACCGTCGGAGCGGGCATCGGTTACGGCCTCGTCGTCCACGACCGCGTCGTGGACAGCCCCGACGCCGGGGTCGGCCTCCTCGGACACTTCCCGCTGGACCCCCTGGGACCGCTCTGTCCGCGCGGGCACCGCGGCTGTGCGACCGCCATGCTCTCGATGGCCTCCCTCCGCGCCGCCGCCTCCGTCGGTCTGCGGCGCGACGTCCCGTACGACGAGTGCCTCGAACTGGCGGCGGCCGGCGACCCGGTGGCCGGGCCGCTGGTCATGGCCTCGGGACGGGCCCTGGGGCGCCTGATCGCCGCCGTCGCGAACCTCACCCTCACCACGGAGATCGTCCTGACGGGCGAGGGGTCACGGCTGGCGGAGGTGGCGGACGAGGCGCTGCGCGACGGCCTCGCGTACGACCGGGATCCGCGGGCGGCGGCCGTCTCGCTCGACGTACGGCCCGTGGACTTCGGCCTCTGGGCACGCGGCGCGGCGGTGACCGCCATCCAGGCGTACGTACTGGGGCGTGCGCCACGGAGTTGA